Proteins co-encoded in one Lucilia cuprina isolate Lc7/37 chromosome X, ASM2204524v1, whole genome shotgun sequence genomic window:
- the LOC124421334 gene encoding uncharacterized protein LOC124421334 isoform X2 yields MLHKVSTIKSTLSMEGLNKNLTNLLDIKLLIDFNVDRKQDKKRLLDFPKFVNAIYQSLKVDGLSKTKFLNNLRIPFRLNKNRYYKKKCLKRKAGTGKTFLNSEENSDSENIDHSFKNKRKIDNTFLTEEDSDSENVDPGIAE; encoded by the exons ATGTTACACAAG gtTTCAACAATTAAAAGCACTTTAAGCATGGAGGGATTAAACAAGAATCTTACAAATTTATTAGATATAAAGTTGTTGATCGATTTTAATGTTGATAGAAAGCAGGATAAAAAACGTCTATTAGATTTCCCGAAGTTTGTAAATGCAATTTAtc AATCTCTTAAAGTAGACGGCCTCTCTAAAACAAAATTCCTTAATAATTTACGTATACCATTTAGATTAAATAAAAACCGTTACTAcaagaaaaaatgtttgaagaGAAAGGCTGGAACtggtaaaacatttttaaacagcGAAGAGAATTCAGATTCAGAAAACATCGATCATTCCTTCAAGAACAAGAGGAAAATtgataatacatttttaactgAAGAGGATTCAGATTCGGAAAATGTTGATCCAGGTATAGCtgaataa
- the LOC124421334 gene encoding uncharacterized protein LOC124421334 isoform X1: protein MKEIVESQKNAMGVLKGQINDLKETIVNLNKVIVGLVSEVSTIKSTLSMEGLNKNLTNLLDIKLLIDFNVDRKQDKKRLLDFPKFVNAIYQSLKVDGLSKTKFLNNLRIPFRLNKNRYYKKKCLKRKAGTGKTFLNSEENSDSENIDHSFKNKRKIDNTFLTEEDSDSENVDPGIAE, encoded by the exons ATGAAAG AAATTGTTGAAAGCCAGAAAAATGCAATGGGAGTTTTAAAGGGAcaaattaatgatttaaaag AAACTATTGTAAATCTAAATAAGGTCATCGTTGGATTAGTATCAGAG gtTTCAACAATTAAAAGCACTTTAAGCATGGAGGGATTAAACAAGAATCTTACAAATTTATTAGATATAAAGTTGTTGATCGATTTTAATGTTGATAGAAAGCAGGATAAAAAACGTCTATTAGATTTCCCGAAGTTTGTAAATGCAATTTAtc AATCTCTTAAAGTAGACGGCCTCTCTAAAACAAAATTCCTTAATAATTTACGTATACCATTTAGATTAAATAAAAACCGTTACTAcaagaaaaaatgtttgaagaGAAAGGCTGGAACtggtaaaacatttttaaacagcGAAGAGAATTCAGATTCAGAAAACATCGATCATTCCTTCAAGAACAAGAGGAAAATtgataatacatttttaactgAAGAGGATTCAGATTCGGAAAATGTTGATCCAGGTATAGCtgaataa